DNA sequence from the Chitinophaga flava genome:
TTTTATAAGGAATAACAAACAGAAAGGCCGGAGCAGATTTATCATCCACTCCGGCCTTCTTTATTAATTGCATTATTATTCACTGATCTGATATGGGAAACTGCTGTCCAGCCATTCGAAGTTGATCTCAGCTTCGAGGATAGCCTGCAGCTCTTCTCCTGTCAGAGAGCCTTTACGGTAAGTTTCTGCCACGATCTCCTGCTGATGCGGTGTAATATAAGGCGCATGTGTACGCAGGAAATGCCGGGTATTTTCCTGCATGTCTCCGTTAGCGATGAGGCCGGGGTATTTCGGATCGGGATTGGTAACGGCTTCCAGCAGCTGCGCGAATATAAAGTCCTGCAGATTTTTGGCCAGGACCACAGCTTCGTTGCTGTCATGATATACCAGCACCACCGGCACATCATTTCCATCCTGCAGGTTATAATAAAAGGCGTACCAATCACCGGCACCAGTCACACCAAAAGGTACAAAGCGGTGGGTTTCGTCGGCAAACAGCATTCCTTCCTGCATCCCTTCTGTAATCTCATCTTCTTCCATAATCTCAAAATCGTTGGCAAACAGCAGCAAAGGTGGGTTCTCCCGGAGGTGTGGAAATTCGTTATTAAACCATTCCGGCCCCAATACGCCCCAGTCGAGCATACCATCTTTACTCAACTGCTTATATAACGTGGGATATGTAAAATCGTAGTCTTTCTCTATCGTTTCCAGTATCGTCATCTTATTAGAGGATTTACGCAGGCAAGATACTGCTATTTGTTTGCCTTTGCACGTTTAAAGGTAAGTTCACCCTGTTTCTGATAGGGATTCATTACAAACGATAACAGACTGCCGTCGTCTTTGAGTTCTACTACGCGGAAGCCGTGATAGTCAACGCCCCAGCTGCCGCCTACGTGGCCATCCCAGAGGAAAGGAATTTTTTCGTCGAGGTATTTCACGCTGTCTTCCTGGTGATCGTGGCCATTAAAGACCGCTCTGATATTGGGATATTGTTTGATCAGGGTCTGGAATTCCTGTGCATCGATGCCGTGTTTGGTCCATTTCACCGGGGTGATGTGGATAACGATAAAGATATTGGCTGCTTTTTTATGTTGCTCCAGTTTCTCGCGGAACCAGGCTACATCGGGGCTCAGGTAGTTACCTTCGATATCGGCGGTATCACCCAGCAGGATCACGTTATTACCCATTACCACGTCGTGGTTGAGCGGGTGGCCCCAAGCCTGCTGCCAGGCTTCGGCAGTCACATGGTCGTGGTTGCCACGGGTAGCGAATACACGGGGGTGTATTTGTTTGAAGAGTGTGGATGCTGGCGTCATAAAGGCCGGATCGTTGTGGATAACGTCTCCGTTGAGTACAAAGAAGGAGCAGGGATTTTCTTTCTCATAGGTACGGAAAGCCTTTTCGAGGTCGTGGTAAAACTGCTCATATTGTGTACCTGGTTCACCATAGTGCCAATCGGAGCCGATGGCGAAGCGGAATACGGTTTTACGCTGAAAGTCCTTTCTGGTTGCGGCGGTAGCTATCCGGCCGGCGGCCTGGATAACGATGGCGGCAGATATGCCGCGGAAGAATTCTCGTCTATTCATCATGCGTTAAAATTAGTGCTTCCGATATGGAATCAATAGCAGCCGGGATATATTAACGGAAAGGTAAAATGTTCCTATATTATATAAGGAGGTATGTCTTGATAACTATAAAAATCACGCTTCTGTTTCGGGGAGTGATCCATGAAAAGTACAACCTCAGCAATAAGCACCTTGTCTGTCAAAAAAATATCAGGCTGGATCAAGATACTATCAAACTTCCAAAAGCCATAATCATATCTGAGAATTCATCATACAAAATATTATAACATATTTATTTTCAATTATTTACGATCATTTAAAGCAATCGTTTTCATGCGCTTTTTTCTGGTCATCTATCTAAACTTTCAATTTATTCAGAAAGAATTGTAATCAGATTGTTAATATTACTCCTAATCCTTCATTTTATTATCCGCCCTAAATGTTTTGATTGTAACTTTGCACCTCGAATAAAAATGGGGTTATGTTTAGAAGCAAGCGTACGTCTGAAACAGGTCCGGATGTGGTTTTAATAGGCGCCGGAATTATGAGCGCTACACTGGGAACACTCCTGAAAGAGTTGCAACCAGAATTGACCATTGAAATTTTTGAGCGACTGGATATGGCAGCTGCAGAGAGTTCTGATGCGTGGAACAATGCAGGTACCGGCCACTCTGCTTTTTGTGAGTTGAATTACACACCACAAAAGCAGGATGGTTCTGTAGACATTAAAAAGGCC
Encoded proteins:
- a CDS encoding SMI1/KNR4 family protein, producing MTILETIEKDYDFTYPTLYKQLSKDGMLDWGVLGPEWFNNEFPHLRENPPLLLFANDFEIMEEDEITEGMQEGMLFADETHRFVPFGVTGAGDWYAFYYNLQDGNDVPVVLVYHDSNEAVVLAKNLQDFIFAQLLEAVTNPDPKYPGLIANGDMQENTRHFLRTHAPYITPHQQEIVAETYRKGSLTGEELQAILEAEINFEWLDSSFPYQISE
- a CDS encoding metallophosphoesterase family protein, which encodes MMNRREFFRGISAAIVIQAAGRIATAATRKDFQRKTVFRFAIGSDWHYGEPGTQYEQFYHDLEKAFRTYEKENPCSFFVLNGDVIHNDPAFMTPASTLFKQIHPRVFATRGNHDHVTAEAWQQAWGHPLNHDVVMGNNVILLGDTADIEGNYLSPDVAWFREKLEQHKKAANIFIVIHITPVKWTKHGIDAQEFQTLIKQYPNIRAVFNGHDHQEDSVKYLDEKIPFLWDGHVGGSWGVDYHGFRVVELKDDGSLLSFVMNPYQKQGELTFKRAKANK